One Phocoena sinus isolate mPhoSin1 chromosome 14, mPhoSin1.pri, whole genome shotgun sequence genomic region harbors:
- the MIF gene encoding macrophage migration inhibitory factor — translation MPIFLVNTNVPRASVPDGLLSELTQQLAQATGKPAQYIAVHVVPDQLMAFGGSSEPCALCSLHSIGKIGGAQNRSYSKLLCGLLAERLRISPDRIYINYYDMNAANVGWNGSTFA, via the exons ATGCCGATATTCCTGGTGAACACCAACGTGCCCCGCGCCTCTGTGCCGGACGGGCTCCTCTCCGAGCTCACCCAGCAGCTGGCGCAGGCCACGGGCAAGCCGGCGCAG TACATCGCGGTGCACGTGGTGCCGGACCAACTCATGGCCTTCGGGGGCTCCAGCGAGCCGTGCGCACTCTGCAGCCTGCACAGCATCGGCAAGATCGGCGGCGCGCAGAACCGCTCCTACAGCAAGCTGCTGTGCGGCCTGTTGGCCGAACGCCTGCGCATCAGCCCGGACAG AATCTACATCAACTACTACGACATGAACGCGGCTAACGTGGGCTGGAACGGCTCCACCTTCGCCTGA